One window from the genome of Pyxicephalus adspersus chromosome 6, UCB_Pads_2.0, whole genome shotgun sequence encodes:
- the ME2 gene encoding NAD-dependent malic enzyme, mitochondrial isoform X1 yields MKKYSCNGLEHLLARLYSTGLNLEGCKTLCLREVGDAEVGCRVSKMLSRLRVLANLGNVARRFVHTKEKGKALLLNPRTNKGMAFTLEERQILGLQGLLPSKIETQDIQAARFIKNLNKMEDPLEKYIYIMGIQERNEKLFYRILLDDIERLMPIVYTPTVGLACSQYGHIFRRPKGLYISILDKGHVRSILDNWPENDVKAVVVTDGERILGLGDLGVYGMGIPVGKLCLYTACAGIRPRACLPVVIDVGTENTALLKDNFYMGLYQKRDRTQLYDELIDEFMEAVTDRYGRNTLIQFEDFGNHNAFRFLKKYREKYCTFNDDIQGTASVALAGLLATQQVINKPITEQKVLFLGAGEAALGIADLIVMAMMENGVSAEAAREKVWMFDKYGLLVQGREQGVDSNQESFAHSPPNQSVKSFLDAINVLKPTAIIGVAGAGRLFTEDVVKAMSAINERPVIFALSNPTIKAECTAEEAYTWSEGRCLFASGSPFDTVTLPDGRCFKPGQGNNAYIFPGVALAVILSGVRHISDRVFLEAAKALAEQLTPEELDQGRLYPPLSNIREVSLCIAVKVMEYVYRKGMAFQYPEPLDKDAYVRSKVWSTDYDSFLPDMYTWPEYASKPHKMF; encoded by the exons gtttcCAAAATGCTGTCTAGACTTCGAGTTCTGGCAAATCTGGGCAATGTGGCACGCCGCTTCGTACACaccaaagaaaagggaaaagcGCTTCTGCTTAATCCTAGGACTAACAAG GGAATGGCATTCACGCTGGAGGAAAGGCAAATCCTTGGACTACAAGGTTTGTTACCTTCCAAGATTGAAACTCAGGACATCCAAGCTGCCAGATTCATCAAAAACCTAAACAAGATGGAAGATCCTTTGGAAAA ATATATTTACATAATGGGAATTCAGGAGAGAAATGAGAAGCTCTTCTACAGAATATTACTGGATGACATAGAGAGGTTAATGCCTATTGTCTACACACCCACTGTTGGCCTGGCCTGTTCACAGTATGGACATATCTTTAGAAGACCAAA GGGTTTGTACATTTCAATCCTAGACAAAGGACATGTCCGATCCATTCTGGACAACTGGCCAGAAAATGATGTTAAG GCAGTTGTAGTAACAGATGGTGAGCGAATTCTGGGACTTGGTGACCTGGGAGTTTATGGAATGGGTATTCCTGTTGGAAAACTGTGTCTGTATACAGCTTGTGCTGGAATACGCCCTCGGGCATGTCTACCTGTAGTAATCGATGTTGGCACTGAAAATACG GCTTTATTGAAAGACAATTTCTATATGGGACTGTATCAGAAAAGGGACCGGACCCAGCTGTACGATGAGCTAATTGACGAATTCATGGAAGCCGTTACTGAccg ATATGGTCGGAATACGCTCATCCAGTTTGAAGACTTTGGGAACCACAATGCCTTCAGATTCCTGAAGAAGTACAGGGAAAAATATTGCACTTTTAATGATGACATTCAAG GCACAGCTTCGGTGGCACTGGCTGGTCTCCTCGCTACGCAACAAGTGATTAATAAGCCTATTACAGAACAGAAAGTTCTGTTCCTTGGTGCTGGGGAG GCGGCTTTAGGTATCGCAGACCTCATTGTCATGGCCATGATGGAAAACGGCGTGTCGGCTGAAGCAGCTCGTGAGAAAGTCTGGATGTTTGATAAATATGGATTATTGGTTCAG GGACGTGAACAAGGAGTAGATAGTAACCAAGAGTCCTTTGCACACTCCCCTCCTAATCAGTCTGTGAAAAGCTTTCTGGATGCCATCAACGTTCTGAAGCCTACAGCCATTATAG GTGTTGCTGGAGCTGGAAGACTGTTTACAGAAGACGTGGTTAAGGCCATGAGTGCAATTAACGAGAGGCCGGTCATATTTGCTCTTAGTAATCCAACCATAAAGGCAGAATGTACAGCAGAGGAAGCATACACATGGTCAGAG GGCCGCTGTTTATTTGCCAGTGGAAGTCCCTTTGATACTGTGACTTTACCTGACGGACGATGCTTTAAACCCGGTCAGGGAAATAACGCTTACATTTTTCCAg GTGTAGCTTTGGCGGTTATCTTGAGTGGGGTACGGCACATAAGTGATCGTGTATTCCTTGAAGCTGCAAAG GCATTGGCAGAACAATTGACACCTGAAGAACTGGACCAGGGCCGTCTGTACCCACCACTGTCCAACATCCGGGAAGTCTCCTTATGCATTGCTGTTAAA gtgaTGGAGTATGTGTACAGAAAAGGCATGGCTTTCCAATACCCAGAACCACTAGACAAGGACGCCTACGTGCGTTCCAAAGTGTGGAGCACAGACTATGATTCCTTCTTACCGGATATGTACACCTGGCCAGAGTACGCATCAAAACCTCACAAAATGTTCTGA
- the ME2 gene encoding NAD-dependent malic enzyme, mitochondrial isoform X2 produces MLSRLRVLANLGNVARRFVHTKEKGKALLLNPRTNKGMAFTLEERQILGLQGLLPSKIETQDIQAARFIKNLNKMEDPLEKYIYIMGIQERNEKLFYRILLDDIERLMPIVYTPTVGLACSQYGHIFRRPKGLYISILDKGHVRSILDNWPENDVKAVVVTDGERILGLGDLGVYGMGIPVGKLCLYTACAGIRPRACLPVVIDVGTENTALLKDNFYMGLYQKRDRTQLYDELIDEFMEAVTDRYGRNTLIQFEDFGNHNAFRFLKKYREKYCTFNDDIQGTASVALAGLLATQQVINKPITEQKVLFLGAGEAALGIADLIVMAMMENGVSAEAAREKVWMFDKYGLLVQGREQGVDSNQESFAHSPPNQSVKSFLDAINVLKPTAIIGVAGAGRLFTEDVVKAMSAINERPVIFALSNPTIKAECTAEEAYTWSEGRCLFASGSPFDTVTLPDGRCFKPGQGNNAYIFPGVALAVILSGVRHISDRVFLEAAKALAEQLTPEELDQGRLYPPLSNIREVSLCIAVKVMEYVYRKGMAFQYPEPLDKDAYVRSKVWSTDYDSFLPDMYTWPEYASKPHKMF; encoded by the exons ATGCTGTCTAGACTTCGAGTTCTGGCAAATCTGGGCAATGTGGCACGCCGCTTCGTACACaccaaagaaaagggaaaagcGCTTCTGCTTAATCCTAGGACTAACAAG GGAATGGCATTCACGCTGGAGGAAAGGCAAATCCTTGGACTACAAGGTTTGTTACCTTCCAAGATTGAAACTCAGGACATCCAAGCTGCCAGATTCATCAAAAACCTAAACAAGATGGAAGATCCTTTGGAAAA ATATATTTACATAATGGGAATTCAGGAGAGAAATGAGAAGCTCTTCTACAGAATATTACTGGATGACATAGAGAGGTTAATGCCTATTGTCTACACACCCACTGTTGGCCTGGCCTGTTCACAGTATGGACATATCTTTAGAAGACCAAA GGGTTTGTACATTTCAATCCTAGACAAAGGACATGTCCGATCCATTCTGGACAACTGGCCAGAAAATGATGTTAAG GCAGTTGTAGTAACAGATGGTGAGCGAATTCTGGGACTTGGTGACCTGGGAGTTTATGGAATGGGTATTCCTGTTGGAAAACTGTGTCTGTATACAGCTTGTGCTGGAATACGCCCTCGGGCATGTCTACCTGTAGTAATCGATGTTGGCACTGAAAATACG GCTTTATTGAAAGACAATTTCTATATGGGACTGTATCAGAAAAGGGACCGGACCCAGCTGTACGATGAGCTAATTGACGAATTCATGGAAGCCGTTACTGAccg ATATGGTCGGAATACGCTCATCCAGTTTGAAGACTTTGGGAACCACAATGCCTTCAGATTCCTGAAGAAGTACAGGGAAAAATATTGCACTTTTAATGATGACATTCAAG GCACAGCTTCGGTGGCACTGGCTGGTCTCCTCGCTACGCAACAAGTGATTAATAAGCCTATTACAGAACAGAAAGTTCTGTTCCTTGGTGCTGGGGAG GCGGCTTTAGGTATCGCAGACCTCATTGTCATGGCCATGATGGAAAACGGCGTGTCGGCTGAAGCAGCTCGTGAGAAAGTCTGGATGTTTGATAAATATGGATTATTGGTTCAG GGACGTGAACAAGGAGTAGATAGTAACCAAGAGTCCTTTGCACACTCCCCTCCTAATCAGTCTGTGAAAAGCTTTCTGGATGCCATCAACGTTCTGAAGCCTACAGCCATTATAG GTGTTGCTGGAGCTGGAAGACTGTTTACAGAAGACGTGGTTAAGGCCATGAGTGCAATTAACGAGAGGCCGGTCATATTTGCTCTTAGTAATCCAACCATAAAGGCAGAATGTACAGCAGAGGAAGCATACACATGGTCAGAG GGCCGCTGTTTATTTGCCAGTGGAAGTCCCTTTGATACTGTGACTTTACCTGACGGACGATGCTTTAAACCCGGTCAGGGAAATAACGCTTACATTTTTCCAg GTGTAGCTTTGGCGGTTATCTTGAGTGGGGTACGGCACATAAGTGATCGTGTATTCCTTGAAGCTGCAAAG GCATTGGCAGAACAATTGACACCTGAAGAACTGGACCAGGGCCGTCTGTACCCACCACTGTCCAACATCCGGGAAGTCTCCTTATGCATTGCTGTTAAA gtgaTGGAGTATGTGTACAGAAAAGGCATGGCTTTCCAATACCCAGAACCACTAGACAAGGACGCCTACGTGCGTTCCAAAGTGTGGAGCACAGACTATGATTCCTTCTTACCGGATATGTACACCTGGCCAGAGTACGCATCAAAACCTCACAAAATGTTCTGA